Proteins co-encoded in one Ruegeria sp. YS9 genomic window:
- a CDS encoding ABC transporter ATP-binding protein: protein MSDAAIRIEGLRKTYRGGKGQPEKHALKGIDLTVPRGSVFGLLGPNGAGKSTLINILAGLVVKSSGRVSIWGFDQDQNPRQSRAAIGVMPQELNLDPFFTPRGALEVQAGLYGVPKSERRSDEILELVGLSDKAEAYARTLSGGMRRRLLLAKALVHHPKILVLDEPTAGVDIELRQMLWANVRKLNEQGMTIILTTHYLEEAQEMCDEIAIINHGEKIAQDSTANLLGRMDSRTMVIDPDTPVVDLPVTEGVEASLREDGSLILQYRSTRTSAEQVLESVRAAGIRIRDVRTEEADLEDVFLALTSSRADDAPADDQDQPRRGLHRVKL, encoded by the coding sequence ATGAGCGATGCGGCAATCAGGATCGAAGGTCTGCGCAAAACCTATCGTGGCGGCAAGGGTCAGCCTGAGAAACACGCGCTGAAAGGCATTGATTTGACTGTTCCCAGGGGTTCGGTTTTTGGGCTGCTGGGCCCGAATGGCGCCGGGAAATCGACCCTGATCAATATTCTCGCCGGGTTGGTGGTGAAGTCCTCGGGCCGTGTATCGATCTGGGGTTTCGATCAGGATCAGAATCCGCGACAATCCCGCGCCGCGATTGGTGTCATGCCGCAAGAGCTGAACCTTGACCCGTTCTTCACCCCTCGGGGTGCATTGGAGGTTCAGGCAGGCCTGTACGGCGTTCCGAAATCCGAGCGACGCAGCGATGAAATCCTTGAACTGGTCGGCCTCAGCGACAAGGCCGAGGCCTATGCCCGCACGCTGTCGGGCGGGATGCGGCGGCGGCTGCTGCTGGCCAAGGCGCTGGTCCATCACCCCAAAATCCTGGTGTTGGACGAACCCACGGCAGGCGTGGACATCGAACTGCGCCAGATGCTGTGGGCCAATGTGCGCAAGCTGAACGAACAGGGCATGACCATCATCCTGACCACCCACTATCTGGAAGAAGCGCAGGAGATGTGTGACGAAATCGCCATCATCAACCACGGTGAAAAGATCGCTCAGGACAGTACCGCAAACCTGCTGGGCCGCATGGACAGCCGGACCATGGTCATTGATCCCGACACCCCGGTGGTCGACCTGCCGGTGACCGAAGGCGTCGAGGCCAGCTTACGTGAAGACGGCAGCCTTATACTGCAATATCGCAGCACCCGGACCAGCGCCGAGCAGGTTCTGGAATCCGTCCGGGCGGCCGGCATCCGCATCCGCGACGTGCGCACCGAAGAGGCCGATCTCGAGGACGTGTTCCTGGCCCTGACCTCCTCGCGCGCCGACGATGCCCCGGCCGACGATCAGGACCAGCCACGCCGGGGCTTGCACCGGGTCAAGCTCTAA
- a CDS encoding DUF1203 domain-containing protein yields MFKITALPTDEVRALQAGQPDAYGHTPERAVSSGAGNPCRHCLRNIPEGAEMLILAHRPFLEPHPYAETGPIFLCATPCKRYEGDALPEILTTAPDYLIKGYGPDDRIVYGTGAITPKDQIDAKVSAIFARPDVAYIHVRSARNNCYQARIDRV; encoded by the coding sequence ATGTTCAAAATCACCGCTCTGCCCACTGACGAAGTCCGCGCCCTTCAGGCAGGTCAGCCTGATGCCTATGGCCACACGCCCGAGCGCGCCGTTTCGTCGGGGGCTGGCAATCCCTGTCGCCACTGCCTGAGGAACATCCCCGAAGGCGCAGAGATGCTGATACTGGCGCATCGCCCCTTTTTAGAGCCACATCCCTACGCTGAAACAGGACCGATCTTTCTGTGCGCAACGCCTTGCAAGCGCTATGAAGGCGACGCCCTGCCCGAGATTTTGACCACTGCACCGGACTATCTGATCAAGGGGTATGGACCAGATGACCGGATCGTTTATGGCACCGGGGCAATCACGCCAAAAGATCAGATCGACGCAAAAGTCAGCGCCATCTTTGCCCGCCCGGACGTGGCCTATATTCACGTAAGATCGGCACGGAACAACTGCTACCAAGCGCGGATAGACCGGGTTTAG
- a CDS encoding error-prone DNA polymerase: MYAELSITSNFTFLTGASHPEEYMERAVTLGLPAIAIADDNSVAGIVRAHTQAREIARKVRERRAWDEQNTPIGPPCPDHIPKPPSFPVHAVPRLIPAARLLFTDAPPITALPLNRQGWASLCRLLSTGRLRAAKGDCILHLSDLLEFSGGLHLLLWPQASHPTGGASGWRTQAQQLTRRFAGRMHLLMHPRYDGADSAFFSMLETESNHLGLPTIASAAPMMHHGSRRKLGDVLTAIRLRRKVDDLGRHALANGEQRLRSEPEMLRIFKGFEDAVARAYALSQELTFSLDELRYEYPSEGSDQETPTQRLHRLAHEGLKWRYPAGASEKAKKMLAHELTLIGKLKYEPYFLTVRDIVHFARSRGILCQGRGSAANSVVCFCLGITEVSPEMGTMVFERFVSEARDEPPDIDVDFEHERREEVIQHIYERYGRHRAGLCATVIHYRGKRAIREVGRAMGLTEDTISALSSQLWGFFSASGLEAERMREIGLDPEDRRLKQTLMLVYEINGFPRHLSQHVGGFIITEGRLDELVPIENATMEDRTVICWDKDDIDTLGILKVDVLSLGMLTCIRKAFDLIGQHHQASYTLATLPPEDPAVYDMLCRADSVGVFQVESRAQMNFLPRMRPRNFYDLVIEVAIIRPGPIQGDMVHPYIRRRNGEEEVSFPSDELGEVLGKTLGVPLFQEQAMQIAIVGAGFTPEQADRLRRSLATFKKHGNVSEFRALFLRGMQRNGYDAEFAERCFSQIEGFGSYGFPESHAASFALLVYASAWIKCHHPGIFACALLNSQPMGFYAPAQIVRDAREHGVQVRPVCINASFWDNVMEPDGHGGLALRLGFRQIKGLSEEDASWLTAARGNGYHQVDDVWRRAGLGPSVIERLAEADAFAACGLTRREALWQAKAIATARPLPLFAQDLEGEALDEPAAHLPRMSLGEQVVEDYVATRLSLRAHPVALLRHLLTPGQRDNTTSVT, encoded by the coding sequence ATGTATGCCGAACTGTCGATCACGTCGAACTTCACCTTCCTCACCGGGGCCTCGCACCCCGAGGAGTACATGGAGCGCGCCGTCACCCTGGGCCTGCCCGCCATCGCCATCGCCGATGACAACTCGGTGGCGGGCATCGTCCGCGCCCATACCCAGGCGCGCGAGATCGCCCGCAAGGTCCGTGAACGCCGCGCATGGGACGAGCAGAACACGCCCATCGGCCCGCCCTGCCCCGATCACATCCCGAAACCGCCCTCGTTTCCGGTGCATGCGGTGCCGCGGCTGATCCCGGCGGCGCGGCTGCTCTTTACCGATGCCCCGCCCATCACCGCCCTGCCCCTCAACCGGCAGGGCTGGGCCAGCCTGTGCCGCCTCCTGTCCACCGGACGGCTGCGCGCGGCCAAGGGCGACTGCATCCTGCACCTGTCCGACCTGTTGGAATTTTCCGGCGGTCTGCACCTGCTGCTCTGGCCACAGGCGAGCCATCCGACCGGCGGCGCGAGCGGATGGCGGACACAGGCGCAACAGCTGACGCGCCGCTTTGCCGGGCGCATGCACCTGCTGATGCACCCCCGCTATGACGGGGCAGATTCCGCGTTTTTCTCAATGTTAGAGACTGAATCCAACCATCTGGGCCTGCCCACCATCGCCAGCGCCGCGCCGATGATGCATCACGGCTCGCGCCGCAAGCTGGGTGATGTGCTGACCGCCATCCGCCTGCGCCGCAAGGTGGACGATCTGGGCCGTCACGCGCTGGCAAATGGCGAGCAGCGCCTGCGCTCGGAACCCGAGATGCTGCGCATCTTCAAGGGCTTTGAGGACGCCGTGGCCCGCGCTTATGCGCTCAGCCAGGAACTCACATTCTCGCTGGACGAGCTGCGCTATGAATATCCCAGCGAGGGCAGCGACCAGGAAACCCCGACCCAGCGCCTGCATCGGCTGGCACATGAAGGGTTGAAATGGCGCTATCCCGCCGGGGCGTCCGAGAAAGCCAAAAAGATGCTGGCGCATGAGCTGACGCTGATCGGCAAGCTGAAATACGAGCCCTACTTTCTGACCGTCCGCGACATCGTCCATTTCGCCCGCTCGCGCGGCATCCTGTGCCAGGGGCGCGGCTCGGCGGCGAACTCCGTCGTCTGTTTCTGTCTCGGCATCACCGAGGTCAGCCCCGAGATGGGCACAATGGTCTTTGAACGCTTCGTCTCCGAGGCGCGGGACGAGCCACCCGACATCGACGTCGATTTCGAACATGAACGCCGCGAAGAGGTGATCCAGCACATCTATGAACGCTATGGCCGCCACCGCGCCGGGCTCTGCGCCACCGTGATCCACTATCGCGGCAAGCGCGCCATCCGCGAGGTGGGCCGCGCCATGGGCCTGACCGAAGACACGATTTCCGCCCTGTCCTCGCAGCTGTGGGGGTTTTTCTCGGCCTCGGGGCTCGAGGCGGAACGGATGCGCGAGATCGGCCTCGACCCCGAGGATCGGCGCCTGAAACAGACTCTAATGCTGGTTTATGAAATCAACGGCTTCCCCCGCCACCTGTCCCAGCATGTGGGCGGATTCATCATCACCGAGGGCCGTCTGGACGAGCTGGTGCCCATCGAGAACGCCACGATGGAGGACCGCACCGTCATCTGCTGGGACAAGGACGATATCGACACGCTGGGCATCCTCAAGGTCGATGTCCTGAGCCTTGGCATGCTGACCTGCATCCGCAAGGCGTTTGATCTGATTGGCCAGCACCACCAGGCCAGCTATACGCTCGCCACCCTGCCGCCCGAGGACCCGGCGGTCTATGACATGCTGTGCCGCGCGGATTCGGTCGGCGTGTTCCAGGTGGAATCACGTGCGCAGATGAACTTTCTGCCCCGGATGCGGCCGCGCAATTTCTATGATCTGGTGATCGAGGTCGCCATCATCCGCCCCGGCCCCATTCAGGGCGACATGGTGCATCCCTATATCCGCCGCCGGAACGGCGAAGAGGAGGTCAGCTTCCCCTCGGACGAACTGGGCGAGGTGTTGGGCAAGACGCTGGGCGTGCCGTTGTTCCAGGAACAGGCGATGCAGATCGCCATCGTCGGCGCGGGTTTCACCCCGGAACAGGCGGACCGGCTGCGGCGCTCGCTGGCGACCTTCAAGAAACATGGCAATGTCAGCGAATTCCGCGCCCTGTTCCTGCGCGGGATGCAGCGCAACGGCTATGACGCCGAATTTGCCGAGCGCTGTTTCTCGCAGATCGAGGGCTTCGGCTCCTACGGCTTCCCCGAAAGCCACGCGGCCAGCTTTGCGCTGCTGGTCTATGCCAGCGCCTGGATCAAGTGCCACCATCCGGGGATTTTCGCCTGCGCGCTGCTGAACTCGCAGCCGATGGGGTTCTATGCCCCCGCCCAGATCGTGCGCGATGCGCGCGAGCATGGGGTGCAGGTGCGCCCGGTCTGCATCAATGCCAGCTTCTGGGACAACGTGATGGAGCCCGACGGCCATGGCGGGCTGGCCCTGCGGCTGGGCTTCCGCCAGATCAAGGGCCTGAGCGAAGAGGACGCCAGTTGGCTGACCGCCGCGCGCGGCAACGGCTACCATCAGGTTGACGACGTCTGGCGCCGCGCGGGCCTTGGCCCCTCGGTGATCGAGCGTCTGGCCGAGGCCGATGCCTTTGCCGCCTGCGGCCTGACCCGGCGCGAGGCGCTGTGGCAGGCCAAGGCGATCGCCACCGCCCGGCCCCTGCCGCTGTTCGCGCAGGATCTGGAAGGCGAGGCGCTGGACGAGCCCGCCGCCCATCTGCCCCGGATGTCGCTGGGCGAACAGGTGGTCGAGGATTACGTCGCCACCCGACTCAGCCTGCGCGCGCATCCGGTCGCCCTGCTGCGGCACCTGCTGACGCCGGGGCAGCGCGACAATACCACCTCTGTCACATAA
- a CDS encoding group III truncated hemoglobin produces MNRPTLPPRFPATPEQINAQVRAFYARVRQDAVLGPVFANHVTDWPAHEEKIASFWRNAILFERSYDGNPQRVHIERPDVKPEMFAHWLDLFEKVATQTLPPETATPWVALARRIGVGMKAGVQSARQPKDAPPILR; encoded by the coding sequence ATGAACAGACCAACCCTTCCGCCGCGCTTTCCCGCGACGCCCGAGCAGATCAACGCACAGGTTCGCGCCTTTTACGCCCGAGTACGGCAGGACGCGGTACTTGGCCCGGTATTCGCCAACCATGTCACCGACTGGCCCGCGCATGAGGAAAAGATCGCATCCTTCTGGCGCAACGCCATCCTGTTCGAGCGCAGCTATGACGGCAACCCGCAGCGGGTGCATATCGAACGACCGGACGTAAAGCCCGAGATGTTCGCCCATTGGCTGGACCTGTTCGAAAAGGTCGCCACCCAGACCCTGCCTCCGGAAACCGCCACACCATGGGTCGCTCTGGCGCGCCGCATCGGTGTTGGGATGAAGGCTGGGGTGCAATCGGCCCGCCAGCCCAAGGACGCGCCACCGATCCTGCGTTGA
- a CDS encoding DMT family transporter — MSTQNTTLRGLGYAFAGFAVFATHDALIKTLGGTYSVMQIIFFATLFSFVPMAVTILTDRTTGNFRPHHPWLVLLRSGLMVTAMSCAFYAFSALPLAEVYSLLFSFPLIVTVLSIPILGEVVRAQRWAAVGMGLIGVLIVLRPGATEITLGHLAALTAAFCSAFASVLVRKIGNEERSAVLILYPMLLAIAVMSLAQPAVYQPPSLLHLAMMALVGVFSVIAQHLIILAYRAAPAGVVAPSQYSQIIWATIFGAVFFGERPDKWVAVGAAIIIASGVFVVWRESRANVSPNKPVLRVRSPRSDTGASARLGS, encoded by the coding sequence ATGAGCACTCAGAACACCACCCTCCGGGGTCTTGGCTATGCATTCGCGGGCTTTGCGGTCTTTGCCACCCATGACGCGCTGATCAAGACGCTGGGCGGGACCTATTCGGTGATGCAGATCATCTTTTTTGCCACGCTGTTTTCCTTTGTCCCGATGGCCGTGACGATCTTGACGGACCGGACCACGGGCAACTTCCGGCCGCATCACCCCTGGTTGGTGTTGCTGCGCTCAGGTCTGATGGTCACGGCCATGTCCTGTGCGTTCTATGCCTTTTCGGCCCTGCCCCTGGCCGAGGTCTATTCGTTGCTGTTTTCTTTCCCGCTGATCGTCACGGTCCTGTCGATTCCGATACTGGGCGAAGTCGTCCGGGCCCAGCGCTGGGCTGCGGTTGGCATGGGTCTGATCGGGGTGCTGATCGTCCTGCGCCCCGGCGCGACCGAGATCACCCTGGGCCACCTTGCCGCCCTGACGGCCGCGTTCTGCAGCGCCTTCGCATCGGTGCTGGTGCGCAAGATCGGGAACGAGGAACGCTCGGCCGTCCTGATCCTGTATCCGATGCTGCTGGCGATCGCGGTCATGAGTCTGGCGCAACCGGCGGTCTACCAGCCGCCGTCCCTGCTTCATCTGGCGATGATGGCGCTGGTCGGCGTGTTTTCGGTGATCGCCCAGCACCTGATCATCCTGGCCTATCGGGCTGCGCCCGCCGGCGTGGTCGCGCCCAGCCAGTACAGCCAGATCATCTGGGCCACGATATTCGGCGCTGTGTTCTTTGGTGAACGGCCCGACAAATGGGTGGCCGTGGGGGCCGCGATCATCATCGCGTCCGGTGTGTTCGTCGTCTGGCGCGAGAGCCGGGCCAATGTATCGCCGAACAAACCGGTTCTGCGCGTCCGCTCGCCGCGCTCTGACACCGGCGCCTCAGCGCGACTGGGGTCGTAG
- a CDS encoding NYN domain-containing protein, which translates to MTNTTTERLAVLIDAENVPAKHVAEIFEEVATLGEASLRRIYGDFSGGIPQGWSAEKLAEYAIVPHQQFANTTGKNAGDIALVIDAMDILHSGRFDGFVLVSSDSDFTRLASRIREQGLSVFGIGEEKTPKAFVAACNRFIYIENIKKEEVQANDSPEKAKKPSAKQELNHAYQLIRNVVLKSEEPDGWAGLGWLGSQLSMNYPDFDTRTYGFKRLSDLVRAIGKFEETGENGGLKIRLKDQ; encoded by the coding sequence TTGACCAACACCACCACAGAACGCCTTGCCGTTCTGATTGACGCCGAGAATGTTCCGGCAAAACACGTCGCCGAAATCTTCGAAGAAGTCGCCACATTGGGCGAGGCCAGTCTGCGCCGGATCTACGGCGATTTTTCCGGCGGTATCCCGCAGGGCTGGAGCGCCGAGAAACTGGCGGAATACGCCATCGTCCCCCATCAGCAATTCGCCAATACCACCGGCAAGAACGCCGGCGACATCGCCCTGGTGATCGACGCGATGGACATTCTGCATTCGGGCCGCTTCGACGGGTTCGTTCTGGTGTCATCCGACAGCGATTTCACCCGCCTGGCCAGCCGCATCCGCGAACAGGGGCTGAGCGTGTTCGGAATCGGCGAGGAAAAGACGCCCAAAGCCTTTGTCGCGGCTTGCAACCGGTTCATCTACATCGAGAATATAAAAAAGGAGGAGGTGCAGGCGAACGATTCCCCGGAGAAAGCTAAGAAGCCCTCTGCCAAACAAGAACTGAACCATGCTTATCAGTTGATCCGGAATGTCGTGCTCAAATCCGAGGAACCGGACGGGTGGGCGGGCCTTGGCTGGCTAGGCAGTCAGCTCAGCATGAACTATCCGGATTTTGACACGCGAACCTATGGCTTCAAGCGACTGAGCGACTTGGTACGAGCCATCGGGAAGTTCGAGGAAACAGGCGAAAACGGCGGCCTGAAGATCAGATTGAAAGATCAGTAG
- a CDS encoding S-(hydroxymethyl)glutathione dehydrogenase/class III alcohol dehydrogenase: protein MRTRAAVAVQAGKPLEVMDVNLEGPKAGEVLVEIKATGICHTDEFTLSGADPEGLFPAILGHEGAGVVVEVGPGVTSLKPGDHVIPLYTPECRECEYCLHPKTNLCQAIRETQGKGLMPDGTSRFSTLDGDPILHYMGCSTFSNHTVLPEIALAKVREDAPFDKICYIGCGVTTGIGAVINTAKVEIGSRAIVFGLGGIGLNVIQGLRLAGADQIVGVDLNPAKVEMAEKFGMTDFVNPSEVEGDLVPYLVNLTKGGADYTFDATGNVGVMRAALESAHKGWGESIIIGVAPAGAEISTRPFQLVTGRSWRGTAFGGARGRTDVPKIVDWYMEGKIEIDPMITHTMGLDDINTGFDLMHKGESIRSVVIY from the coding sequence ATGCGTACCCGTGCTGCCGTCGCCGTACAGGCGGGCAAACCTTTGGAAGTGATGGACGTAAACCTCGAAGGCCCCAAGGCGGGCGAGGTTCTGGTTGAAATCAAGGCCACCGGCATCTGTCATACGGATGAATTCACCCTGTCGGGCGCCGACCCCGAAGGCCTGTTCCCGGCCATTCTGGGCCATGAAGGCGCCGGCGTCGTGGTCGAGGTCGGCCCGGGCGTGACCAGCCTGAAGCCGGGCGATCACGTGATCCCGCTCTACACCCCCGAATGCCGCGAATGCGAATACTGCCTGCACCCCAAGACCAACCTGTGCCAGGCCATCCGCGAGACGCAGGGCAAGGGCCTGATGCCCGATGGCACCTCGCGCTTTTCGACGCTGGATGGAGATCCGATCCTGCATTACATGGGCTGCTCGACCTTTTCGAACCACACGGTTCTGCCGGAAATCGCATTGGCCAAGGTGCGCGAGGACGCGCCGTTCGACAAGATCTGCTATATCGGTTGCGGCGTGACCACGGGCATCGGCGCGGTGATCAACACCGCCAAGGTGGAAATCGGCAGCCGCGCCATCGTGTTCGGTCTGGGCGGGATCGGTCTGAACGTGATTCAGGGCCTGCGTCTGGCCGGGGCCGATCAGATCGTCGGCGTCGACCTGAACCCGGCCAAGGTCGAGATGGCCGAGAAATTCGGCATGACCGATTTCGTCAACCCGTCCGAGGTCGAGGGCGATCTGGTGCCCTATCTGGTGAACCTGACCAAGGGCGGCGCAGATTACACCTTTGATGCCACCGGCAATGTCGGCGTGATGCGCGCAGCACTGGAATCGGCGCACAAGGGCTGGGGCGAATCGATCATCATCGGCGTGGCGCCCGCCGGGGCCGAGATCTCGACCCGTCCGTTCCAGCTGGTCACCGGCCGGTCGTGGCGCGGCACCGCCTTCGGCGGCGCGCGCGGGCGCACGGACGTGCCCAAGATCGTCGACTGGTACATGGAAGGCAAGATCGAGATTGATCCGATGATCACCCACACCATGGGTCTGGACGACATCAACACCGGCTTCGACCTGATGCACAAGGGCGAAAGCATCCGGTCGGTGGTGATCTACTGA
- a CDS encoding I78 family peptidase inhibitor — protein sequence MLRFLPIFILLAACADTSIPQDVAVVSEDAPVDLAFCKGEPFADTVGQPISTIQANLPERSRVLGPDDIATQDYRIDRLNVYVDGAGVIQRLTCG from the coding sequence ATGCTCCGTTTTTTACCGATCTTTATCCTTCTGGCGGCCTGCGCAGACACAAGCATTCCGCAGGATGTTGCCGTTGTCTCAGAAGATGCACCGGTCGATCTGGCCTTTTGCAAGGGTGAGCCGTTTGCCGATACCGTTGGCCAGCCGATTTCGACCATTCAGGCGAACCTCCCCGAGCGGTCGCGCGTACTTGGACCCGATGATATCGCCACACAGGATTACCGCATCGACAGGCTGAACGTCTATGTGGACGGCGCCGGTGTTATTCAGCGTCTGACCTGCGGGTAA
- a CDS encoding DNA polymerase Y family protein, with protein sequence MPKRRILSLWFPRLGAERLIRAARGLHGGPLAVVAEQSNMQVITSLNSDAQAAGLRVGQPVRDAHAMCASLITRPRNTPAEAAFLTALRRWAGKFSPWVAEEAPDGLIVDLSGCAHLFGGEEALLSVLETDCADMGLSVQMGIADTLGAAWALARYAGQEATSDRNGDAISQEARATRARAGKRRHWTRGGAAPQVVALGGGARIAAPGQAYGALSPLPIAALRLDDQTVAQLNRLGLRRIGDLLGQPRASLARRFGRGLVLRLDQAMGSAPEPVSPARPPHHFAVRMTLPNPIGLVEDVMAAVDRILPTLCTKLEEKGRGVRTLRLEAHRADQAAEVIEIGLARPTYDKNRICPLLEMKIDKIDAGYGIDMLRLEAIQTEPIHARTIAGHAEARRVARNRLEGNTAVDDLTAKLGARVGLDAITRRHPAASHIPEKTAQTLAAAWSEPARDWPAPPRPRPLQMWQPEPVMAPETPNVPCTFRWRGRDWQLAQATGPERIAPEWWLDDPNWRSGVRDYWVVVTEQGERLWLFYGHGGTMSAGWFCQGQFC encoded by the coding sequence ATGCCCAAACGCCGAATACTCTCGCTGTGGTTCCCCCGTCTGGGGGCCGAACGGCTGATCCGCGCTGCGCGGGGCCTGCATGGCGGGCCTTTGGCCGTTGTGGCCGAACAGTCGAACATGCAGGTCATCACCTCGCTGAACTCTGATGCACAGGCCGCCGGTCTGCGCGTGGGCCAGCCGGTGCGCGATGCCCATGCCATGTGCGCCAGCCTGATCACCCGCCCCCGCAACACCCCGGCCGAGGCCGCGTTTCTGACCGCGCTGCGCCGCTGGGCGGGCAAGTTCAGCCCCTGGGTGGCTGAAGAGGCCCCCGATGGCCTGATCGTTGACCTGTCAGGTTGCGCCCATCTGTTCGGCGGTGAAGAGGCCTTGCTGAGCGTGCTTGAAACCGACTGCGCCGATATGGGCCTGAGCGTGCAGATGGGCATCGCCGACACGTTGGGCGCGGCCTGGGCGCTGGCCCGCTATGCCGGGCAAGAAGCCACATCCGACCGCAACGGCGATGCGATTTCCCAAGAAGCCCGCGCCACCCGCGCCCGCGCCGGCAAACGGCGGCACTGGACCAGGGGCGGCGCCGCGCCGCAAGTCGTGGCGCTGGGCGGTGGCGCGCGGATTGCCGCGCCAGGGCAGGCCTATGGCGCGCTCAGCCCCCTGCCCATCGCGGCACTGCGGCTGGACGACCAGACCGTAGCGCAGCTGAACCGGCTGGGCCTGCGGCGGATCGGCGACCTGCTGGGCCAACCGCGCGCCTCGCTGGCCCGCCGGTTCGGGCGCGGGCTGGTGCTGCGGCTGGATCAGGCGATGGGCAGCGCGCCCGAGCCGGTCTCGCCCGCCCGTCCGCCACATCACTTTGCGGTGCGGATGACTCTGCCCAACCCGATTGGCTTGGTCGAAGACGTGATGGCTGCCGTCGATCGGATTCTGCCAACGCTCTGCACCAAGCTGGAAGAGAAAGGGCGCGGGGTCCGCACACTGCGTCTGGAAGCCCACCGGGCCGATCAGGCCGCTGAGGTTATCGAGATCGGCCTGGCCCGTCCGACCTATGACAAAAATCGCATTTGCCCTTTGTTAGAGATGAAAATTGACAAGATCGACGCAGGCTATGGCATCGACATGCTGCGGCTTGAGGCGATCCAGACGGAACCCATCCATGCCCGCACCATCGCCGGTCATGCCGAAGCGCGCCGCGTAGCCCGCAACCGGCTTGAGGGCAATACAGCCGTGGATGATCTTACGGCCAAGCTGGGCGCGCGGGTGGGGCTGGATGCGATCACGCGGCGGCACCCGGCGGCCTCGCACATCCCCGAGAAAACGGCGCAGACGCTGGCGGCGGCCTGGTCGGAACCCGCGCGCGACTGGCCTGCCCCGCCGCGCCCCCGCCCCTTGCAGATGTGGCAGCCCGAACCCGTGATGGCGCCGGAAACCCCGAATGTGCCCTGCACCTTTCGCTGGCGTGGGCGCGACTGGCAACTGGCGCAGGCCACCGGCCCGGAACGTATCGCGCCGGAATGGTGGCTGGATGACCCCAACTGGCGCAGCGGGGTGCGCGATTACTGGGTTGTGGTGACAGAACAGGGGGAACGCCTGTGGTTGTTCTACGGGCACGGAGGCACGATGTCCGCAGGCTGGTTCTGTCAGGGACAGTTTTGTTAG
- a CDS encoding SDR family oxidoreductase, whose protein sequence is MSSFDGKTIWIIGASEGLGRALAQALGRKGASLILSARNLERLSEMCSELPDARAIRCDVTDLDSVRSAVAEAGHVDGLVYNAGAYDPMRSAEWDTEASLRMSDVNYLGALRVLGETVPGFVRAGQGEVTLIGSLAGYHGLPNAIGYGASKAALISLAETMRHDLAGTGVTVRIVNPGFIKTRLTEKNSFKMPMLMTPADAADRVVKAMSRRRFRTDFPAPFSWFIRLIDYLPDLLVYRGK, encoded by the coding sequence ATGAGCAGCTTTGACGGGAAAACCATTTGGATCATCGGCGCAAGCGAAGGTCTGGGCCGCGCTTTGGCGCAGGCGCTTGGCCGGAAGGGTGCGTCCCTGATCCTGTCGGCGCGCAATTTGGAGCGGTTGTCCGAGATGTGTTCAGAATTGCCGGATGCGCGCGCGATCCGGTGCGATGTAACCGATTTAGACTCTGTTCGTTCGGCTGTTGCCGAGGCGGGGCATGTCGATGGGCTGGTTTACAATGCCGGGGCTTATGACCCCATGCGTTCGGCCGAATGGGACACCGAAGCGTCCCTCAGGATGAGCGATGTGAACTATCTGGGTGCGCTGCGGGTTCTGGGTGAAACCGTTCCGGGCTTTGTCCGGGCAGGCCAGGGAGAGGTTACTTTGATCGGGTCACTGGCCGGGTATCACGGGTTGCCCAACGCAATCGGGTATGGCGCCAGCAAGGCCGCGCTGATTTCGCTGGCCGAGACGATGCGGCATGATCTGGCGGGTACTGGCGTGACAGTGCGTATCGTCAATCCCGGCTTCATCAAGACCCGACTGACCGAAAAGAACAGCTTCAAGATGCCGATGTTGATGACGCCCGCGGATGCGGCGGATCGCGTGGTCAAGGCAATGTCTCGCCGCCGTTTCCGTACGGATTTTCCGGCACCGTTTTCCTGGTTCATTCGTCTGATTGACTACCTGCCGGACCTGCTGGTTTATCGTGGGAAATAG